One region of Borrelia maritima genomic DNA includes:
- a CDS encoding PTS lactose/cellobiose transporter subunit IIA: MNKKIYSIKELIDEISMPVVAYSGEAKSFLREALEYAKNKEYDKAELAMQESKNSISKAHETHREIIQQSATKPNSVKTPFILIHAEDHLMSAISELSIFEELINVYKIINEIKK; the protein is encoded by the coding sequence ATGAACAAAAAGATATATAGCATAAAAGAATTAATAGATGAAATAAGTATGCCTGTTGTAGCTTACTCTGGTGAAGCTAAAAGCTTTCTAAGGGAAGCTTTGGAATACGCCAAAAACAAAGAATATGACAAAGCAGAGCTTGCTATGCAAGAGAGTAAAAATTCCATTTCAAAAGCTCATGAAACACATAGAGAAATAATACAGCAATCAGCCACCAAGCCAAACTCTGTTAAGACACCTTTTATTTTAATTCATGCTGAAGATCATTTAATGTCTGCAATTTCAGAATTAAGTATTTTTGAAGAATTAATCAATGTTTACAAAATAATAAATGAAATAAAAAAATAG
- a CDS encoding PTS sugar transporter subunit IIB, translating into MNILLVCGAGMSTSMLVQRIEKYAKANNINAKIEAIAETQLREVVDRFDVVLLAPQSRFNKKRLEETTKPKGIPIEIINTIDYGTMNGEKVLQLAINAIKNKSSV; encoded by the coding sequence ATGAATATACTACTTGTATGTGGAGCTGGAATGTCCACAAGTATGCTGGTACAAAGAATTGAAAAATATGCCAAAGCAAACAATATAAATGCAAAAATTGAAGCCATTGCTGAGACACAACTTAGAGAAGTTGTTGATCGATTCGATGTTGTTTTACTTGCACCACAATCAAGATTCAATAAAAAAAGACTTGAAGAAACCACAAAACCCAAAGGAATTCCAATCGAAATAATTAACACAATCGATTATGGAACAATGAATGGAGAAAAAGTATTACAGCTTGCAATCAATGCAATTAAAAATAAAAGTTCTGTTTAA
- a CDS encoding DUF871 domain-containing protein, with amino-acid sequence MKEIGISIYPNVSSKNKIIEYLEKSAQFGFTQVFTSLLYINGNEFEMFKELLHIANKNGMKPIIDVSPAIFKELDIDLSNLKNCPKLDYFKKLGAWAIRLDNTFTGIEESLMTFNDSSLKIQLNISNINKHIDTIMYFKPNIENLLGCHNFYPHKYTGLSRNFFKETTKIFKHYSIPTAAFISSSNAEECARGKEKEGAPTLESHRYKDIETQTKDLFKEGIDTVLISNCFPSETELQKVSKVNRNVLELKADLNPKATLVEKEIIIENLHFNRGDINSYRIRSTMPRVYYNNKKFPVHSPNQIKKGDILIDSSEYLGYAGELQISLKDTPNNGLINVVGKIVDGEIYLLEKIEPWEKFKIIENK; translated from the coding sequence ATGAAAGAAATTGGAATATCCATATACCCCAATGTAAGTTCTAAAAATAAAATTATCGAATATCTTGAAAAAAGTGCTCAGTTTGGATTTACTCAAGTATTTACCTCTTTACTCTATATTAACGGAAATGAATTTGAAATGTTCAAAGAATTACTCCATATTGCAAATAAAAACGGAATGAAACCTATTATTGATGTAAGTCCTGCAATTTTTAAAGAATTGGACATTGATCTTTCAAATCTTAAGAATTGCCCAAAACTAGATTATTTTAAAAAACTTGGTGCTTGGGCAATTAGATTAGACAATACATTCACAGGAATTGAAGAATCATTAATGACTTTTAACGACTCTAGCCTTAAGATTCAGCTGAATATAAGTAATATAAACAAACATATCGATACAATAATGTATTTTAAGCCTAATATAGAAAATCTGCTCGGATGTCATAATTTTTATCCCCACAAATATACAGGACTTTCAAGAAATTTCTTTAAAGAAACAACAAAAATATTTAAACATTATTCAATCCCAACAGCCGCATTTATTAGCTCTAGCAATGCAGAAGAATGCGCACGAGGGAAAGAAAAAGAAGGCGCTCCCACACTAGAATCGCACAGATATAAAGATATAGAAACACAGACAAAAGATCTTTTCAAAGAAGGTATAGATACTGTTTTAATTTCTAATTGTTTTCCAAGTGAAACAGAACTACAAAAAGTATCAAAAGTAAACAGAAATGTTTTAGAACTCAAAGCAGATCTCAATCCCAAAGCAACTTTAGTGGAAAAAGAAATAATAATTGAAAACTTGCACTTCAACAGAGGAGATATTAATTCTTATAGAATTCGATCAACTATGCCAAGAGTTTACTATAATAACAAAAAATTCCCTGTACATTCCCCAAATCAAATCAAAAAAGGAGATATTTTAATAGACTCTTCAGAATATTTAGGTTATGCAGGAGAACTTCAAATATCCCTAAAAGATACTCCAAATAATGGTCTTATAAACGTAGTTGGAAAAATAGTTGATGGGGAAATATATTTGCTTGAAAAAATAGAACCATGGGAAAAATTCAAAATAATAGAAAATAAATAA
- a CDS encoding plasmid maintenance protein, with product MYKLKTNKMPFNKVVDRRLKIFWVIQKLSTNYFISKKKYSLSNVVAMTNSILGKKGFKKVTKRTIQNDIKIFENLGLIKSHFNPLGKNNGSFTYYTINKALEKLAKKTISTAYFIAKKIKHEKSKNKQLKKFKIIEESQNYKISYQINSHVLSNVISKNYKNSVNCNKRKNLKKTINHLEKEIKKKSKVINLQEIKKITKNNISYKNSLWNLKDFMEELYEYEETKIIKFFKKILEKKKKKIWFMSKNFKNTDFNELIKKFKNKNKTKKEQNLKYKNQINTTNNIKNAIVLMKNLIKKNKNM from the coding sequence ATGTATAAATTAAAAACTAATAAAATGCCTTTTAATAAAGTAGTAGATAGAAGATTAAAAATATTTTGGGTCATACAAAAACTGAGCACCAACTACTTCATATCCAAAAAGAAATATTCTCTAAGTAATGTTGTAGCAATGACAAATTCTATATTGGGGAAAAAGGGATTTAAAAAGGTTACCAAAAGAACAATACAAAATGACATAAAAATTTTTGAAAATTTAGGATTAATTAAAAGCCATTTCAATCCGCTTGGAAAAAACAATGGGAGCTTTACTTACTATACAATAAATAAAGCTCTTGAAAAATTAGCAAAAAAAACTATCAGTACAGCATATTTTATCGCTAAAAAAATCAAACATGAAAAATCAAAAAACAAGCAACTAAAAAAATTTAAAATAATTGAAGAATCTCAAAATTATAAAATTTCATATCAAATAAATTCACATGTATTAAGTAATGTTATAAGTAAAAATTACAAGAATTCTGTAAATTGTAATAAAAGAAAAAACTTAAAAAAAACAATAAATCACTTAGAAAAGGAAATCAAAAAAAAATCAAAAGTAATAAATCTACAAGAGATAAAAAAAATCACAAAAAACAACATAAGTTACAAAAATTCACTATGGAACTTAAAAGATTTTATGGAAGAATTATATGAATACGAAGAAACAAAAATAATAAAATTCTTTAAGAAAATTTTAGAAAAAAAGAAAAAAAAAATATGGTTCATGTCAAAAAACTTTAAGAATACAGATTTTAATGAACTAATAAAAAAATTTAAAAATAAAAACAAAACAAAAAAAGAACAAAACCTAAAATATAAAAACCAAATTAATACAACAAACAATATAAAAAATGCTATTGTATTAATGAAAAATCTAATAAAAAAAAATAAAAATATGTAA
- a CDS encoding DUF226 domain-containing protein produces MENKKTKKNFFNKIERSENKIIYHTKIFSMINNFEAKPKKGKFWLCLRNVFNNKKYESFHLFSVKENDKFLGIFYGFINLSKPFIINYSEKGEKKTIRLKKTFYMQFKFKKGSVFCYLRSLYILTKTKNKNKIFYKSLLERTLKIEEEIHKFYGKKYENNKGILNWIKKNQK; encoded by the coding sequence ATGGAAAATAAAAAAACAAAGAAAAATTTTTTTAACAAAATTGAAAGATCCGAAAACAAAATTATTTATCATACAAAAATCTTTAGCATGATAAATAATTTTGAAGCAAAACCAAAAAAAGGAAAATTTTGGCTATGTCTTAGAAATGTGTTTAATAATAAAAAATATGAAAGTTTTCATTTATTTTCAGTAAAAGAAAACGATAAATTTTTAGGAATTTTTTACGGGTTTATAAATCTCTCAAAACCATTCATTATAAATTATTCAGAAAAAGGAGAAAAAAAAACAATAAGATTAAAAAAAACATTCTACATGCAATTTAAATTCAAAAAAGGAAGTGTTTTTTGTTACTTGAGGAGCTTATATATATTAACAAAAACTAAAAACAAAAATAAAATTTTTTATAAATCTCTTCTAGAAAGAACTTTAAAAATTGAAGAGGAAATACATAAATTTTATGGAAAAAAATATGAAAACAATAAAGGAATACTAAATTGGATAAAAAAAAATCAAAAATAA
- a CDS encoding ParA family protein — MDKKKSKIITIASIKGGVGKSTTALIFTDILARKNNNILLIDLDPQASSTSFYIKAIRKKNLNPKDINIYKVLKKEIDIENSIIKINNNTDFIASHITLSKFNEESISLKENLLKIFLSFIQSRYDFIIMDTAPTLGSLLNNSLIITDHLIIPLPTDQWAIESLDLLNSRLHDLFKQDMPIFYLITKFVERQNIDKELKNFIEFEYKGKFLGSIPKRDNLRKTIFYRENFNSNEDYYKAYENIIENFLNVISN, encoded by the coding sequence TTGGATAAAAAAAAATCAAAAATAATAACAATAGCCTCAATAAAAGGAGGAGTGGGGAAAAGTACCACAGCATTAATATTTACAGACATCCTTGCAAGAAAAAATAATAATATATTACTAATAGATTTAGATCCACAAGCAAGCAGCACAAGTTTTTATATTAAGGCTATAAGAAAGAAAAATCTAAATCCAAAAGACATTAATATATATAAAGTTCTTAAAAAAGAAATAGACATAGAAAATTCAATTATAAAAATAAACAATAACACGGATTTCATAGCAAGCCATATAACTTTAAGTAAATTTAATGAGGAAAGTATTTCTTTGAAAGAAAATTTACTTAAAATTTTTTTAAGTTTTATTCAAAGTAGATATGATTTTATTATAATGGATACAGCGCCTACATTAGGAAGTTTGCTTAACAATAGTTTGATAATTACAGATCATTTAATCATTCCTTTACCAACTGATCAATGGGCAATTGAAAGTTTGGATTTACTAAATAGTAGACTTCATGATCTTTTTAAACAGGACATGCCGATATTTTATTTAATAACTAAATTTGTTGAAAGGCAAAATATTGATAAGGAACTTAAAAATTTTATTGAATTCGAATATAAAGGTAAGTTCTTAGGAAGTATTCCTAAAAGAGATAATTTACGTAAGACTATTTTTTATAGGGAAAATTTTAATTCTAATGAAGATTATTATAAAGCTTATGAAAATATAATTGAAAATTTTTTGAATGTGATTTCAAATTAG
- a CDS encoding chromosome replication/partitioning protein — translation MKINKKIEIVKRVEFNEHEIKKTRESRYLKLKEKLKILIKEESYNKIETARILKEINDNKYYVIDKYKSFGHFIKDYNMAKTTVYRYIKLAIGIDNGKIDYELILKKGMYYAIQILKNNGIIPNPKNIINKSFKIKIGDEKSFDFYKSNISFVSFLLKELYYDNQELLMNIKNKYDNLKYKK, via the coding sequence ATGAAAATAAATAAAAAAATAGAAATTGTTAAAAGGGTTGAGTTTAATGAGCATGAAATAAAAAAAACCAGAGAATCTAGATATTTAAAATTAAAAGAAAAATTAAAAATTTTAATAAAAGAAGAATCTTATAATAAAATTGAGACAGCTAGAATTTTAAAAGAAATTAACGACAACAAATATTACGTTATAGATAAATATAAAAGCTTTGGACACTTCATAAAAGATTATAATATGGCAAAAACAACCGTTTATAGGTATATTAAACTTGCAATAGGAATTGATAATGGTAAAATCGATTATGAATTAATTTTAAAAAAAGGAATGTATTATGCTATACAAATTTTAAAAAATAATGGAATTATACCTAATCCAAAAAATATAATAAATAAATCCTTTAAGATAAAAATTGGAGATGAAAAAAGCTTTGATTTTTACAAATCAAATATAAGCTTCGTAAGCTTTTTATTAAAAGAATTATATTATGACAATCAAGAATTACTTATGAATATTAAAAATAAATATGACAACTTAAAGTATAAAAAATAA
- a CDS encoding oligopeptide permease-like protein, which yields MELHQEQLKFLKLLVFFLLISCNSLTVEHDQFGKTFRIYQSLNKNAELKGIFNYKTGITKIVLYTKFRNHSITEQTPLLLPDGTKIEGKISYKRDDNHFFGNWINYSSFVLSRSLLEKMIKEEDASYKNNRVKIRIGLEDLSLKKYKILDFLVMVESIENKDYKN from the coding sequence ATGGAACTACATCAAGAACAATTAAAATTTTTAAAATTATTAGTATTTTTTTTATTGATATCTTGCAATTCATTAACCGTTGAGCACGATCAATTTGGAAAAACATTTAGAATATACCAAAGTTTAAATAAAAATGCAGAACTTAAAGGAATTTTTAATTATAAAACAGGAATAACTAAAATAGTTTTATATACAAAGTTTAGAAACCATAGCATAACAGAACAAACTCCTTTATTACTGCCAGATGGAACTAAAATTGAAGGAAAAATAAGTTATAAAAGAGATGATAACCATTTTTTTGGGAATTGGATTAATTACTCCTCATTTGTTTTATCCAGATCTTTATTAGAAAAGATGATAAAAGAAGAAGATGCTTCTTATAAGAACAATAGGGTTAAAATTAGAATTGGATTAGAAGACTTAAGTTTGAAAAAATATAAAATTTTGGATTTTTTAGTAATGGTTGAATCAATAGAAAACAAAGATTATAAAAATTAA
- a CDS encoding peptide ABC transporter substrate-binding protein, with the protein MKILIKKLKVVLIYNLILLISCVNESNGQKLAFKLNIGSEPATLDPQLINDTVGSHIASQMFIGILDGDPKTGGYRPGLAKSWDISDDGIVYTFHLRDNLVWSDGIVINSEGIRKSYLRILDKETGSSLVNIIKSTIKNAEEYFDGKVGESALGIKAVDEKTLEITLKSPKPYFLDMLVHQTFIPVPVHVIEKYGQRWTDPENMVVSGPFKLKSRILNEKIVLEKNNKYYKSKDIVLNNVIFFITDNSITAYNMYLNDELDAIFNNVPPDLLKDLKLRDDYYSMGTNSTYFYAFNTNVKPLDNVKVRKALSLAIDRKTLTESVLNDSSIPTRRATPDYVDYSYKSNLSLFDDQMAKKLLSDAGYPNGNNFPLLKVKYNVNDRQRKIAEFIQNQWKKNLNINVQLENEEWSTYINSRVNGNYEIIRAGWSGDYADPMTFLSIFKTENTAFSSYGYSNSEYDKLLIKSDHKRNISERQEILKRAEAILIERDFPATFINVNASSYLFRSDRWKGWEPNISERFNLSEIKPIK; encoded by the coding sequence ATGAAAATATTGATAAAAAAGTTAAAAGTTGTATTAATCTACAATTTAATCTTACTTATTTCTTGTGTTAATGAAAGTAACGGTCAAAAATTGGCTTTCAAGCTAAATATTGGGAGTGAGCCTGCTACTTTAGATCCTCAATTAATAAATGATACGGTTGGATCACATATTGCAAGTCAAATGTTTATTGGCATTTTAGATGGAGATCCCAAAACTGGAGGATATAGGCCAGGACTTGCTAAAAGTTGGGATATTTCCGATGATGGAATAGTTTATACGTTTCATTTAAGAGATAATCTTGTTTGGAGTGATGGAATTGTAATTAATTCTGAGGGAATAAGAAAGTCTTATCTTAGAATTTTAGACAAAGAAACTGGCTCCTCTCTTGTTAATATTATTAAATCTACTATAAAAAATGCAGAAGAATATTTTGATGGTAAAGTGGGTGAGTCTGCTCTTGGAATTAAAGCTGTTGATGAGAAAACTTTAGAAATAACTTTGAAATCTCCAAAGCCATATTTTCTTGATATGTTAGTACATCAAACATTTATTCCTGTGCCAGTGCACGTTATTGAAAAGTATGGACAAAGGTGGACAGATCCTGAGAATATGGTTGTTAGCGGGCCTTTCAAGTTAAAATCCAGAATTTTAAATGAAAAGATTGTTCTTGAAAAGAACAATAAATATTATAAATCCAAAGATATTGTTCTTAACAATGTTATATTTTTCATTACAGATAATAGTATTACAGCTTATAATATGTATTTAAATGATGAGCTTGATGCAATTTTCAACAATGTTCCACCAGATTTACTTAAGGATCTTAAGCTTCGGGATGATTATTATTCAATGGGAACTAATTCAACCTATTTTTATGCTTTTAATACCAATGTAAAACCGCTTGACAATGTTAAAGTTAGAAAAGCGCTATCTCTTGCTATTGATAGAAAAACCTTAACAGAGAGTGTTTTGAATGATAGCTCTATCCCCACAAGAAGAGCAACTCCGGATTATGTTGATTACTCTTATAAAAGCAATTTAAGCTTATTTGATGATCAAATGGCAAAGAAGCTTTTGTCGGATGCGGGGTATCCCAATGGTAATAATTTTCCTTTATTGAAAGTAAAGTACAATGTAAACGATAGACAGAGAAAAATTGCTGAATTTATTCAAAACCAATGGAAAAAAAATTTAAATATTAATGTCCAGCTTGAAAATGAAGAATGGTCAACATATATAAATAGTAGAGTAAATGGTAATTATGAAATAATAAGAGCAGGGTGGTCAGGAGATTACGCTGATCCCATGACATTCTTAAGCATCTTTAAAACCGAAAACACAGCTTTTTCATCTTATGGATATTCAAATTCTGAATATGATAAACTTTTAATAAAATCAGATCATAAGAGAAATATTTCTGAAAGACAGGAAATTTTAAAAAGAGCAGAAGCAATACTAATTGAAAGAGATTTCCCAGCTACATTTATTAATGTCAATGCTTCTAGTTATCTTTTTAGAAGCGACAGGTGGAAGGGTTGGGAGCCAAATATCTCAGAAAGATTCAATTTATCTGAAATAAAGCCAATTAAATAA
- the guaB gene encoding inosine-5'-monophosphate dehydrogenase, translating into MTNKIIKEALTFDDVSLIPRKSSVLPSEVSLKTQLTKNISLNIPFLSSAMDTVTESQMAIAIAKEGGIGIIHKNMSIEVQKKEIEKVKAYKAQKTINTGKDTNEQKNKILAAKQHLENPNICKNAEHKEDFSNACKDLNNRLRVGAAVSIDIDTMERVEELVKAHVDIIVIDSAHGHSTKIIELVKTIKNKYPCLDLIAGNIVTKEAALDLIDAGADCLKVGIGPGSICTTRIVAGVGVPQITAICDVYEACYNANICIIADGGIRFSGDIVKAIAAGADSVMIGNLFAGTRESPSKEIIYNGKKFKSYVGMGSISAMQRGSKSRYFQLENNEPKKLVPEGIEGMVPYCGELKDILIQLKGGLMSGMGYLGANTISDLKINSKFVKISHSSLKESHPHDVFLIT; encoded by the coding sequence ATGACAAATAAGATAATAAAAGAAGCTTTAACTTTTGATGATGTGTCCTTGATTCCAAGAAAATCTTCTGTATTGCCTAGTGAAGTTAGCTTAAAAACACAATTGACAAAAAATATATCCTTAAATATACCATTTTTAAGCTCAGCCATGGATACTGTTACAGAAAGCCAAATGGCAATAGCTATTGCCAAAGAAGGAGGAATAGGAATTATACATAAAAATATGTCAATAGAAGTTCAAAAAAAAGAAATAGAGAAAGTAAAAGCTTATAAAGCTCAAAAGACTATTAACACAGGTAAAGACACAAATGAACAAAAAAACAAAATACTTGCAGCAAAACAACATTTAGAAAATCCTAATATATGCAAAAATGCAGAACACAAAGAAGATTTTTCTAATGCATGCAAAGATTTAAATAATAGACTACGAGTAGGTGCTGCTGTTTCCATTGATATTGATACCATGGAGCGAGTTGAAGAGCTTGTAAAAGCACATGTAGATATAATTGTTATAGATTCTGCACATGGACATTCTACAAAAATAATAGAACTTGTCAAAACAATTAAAAATAAATATCCATGCTTAGACCTTATTGCTGGTAACATAGTAACTAAAGAAGCCGCATTAGATTTAATCGATGCTGGGGCAGATTGTTTAAAAGTAGGAATAGGTCCAGGGAGCATCTGTACAACAAGAATCGTTGCAGGCGTTGGTGTTCCCCAAATAACAGCAATCTGTGATGTTTATGAAGCTTGCTATAATGCAAATATTTGCATTATAGCAGATGGTGGAATCAGGTTTTCAGGAGATATAGTTAAAGCTATTGCAGCAGGAGCTGATAGCGTAATGATAGGTAATCTTTTTGCAGGAACAAGAGAATCTCCCTCAAAAGAAATAATTTACAATGGAAAGAAATTCAAATCATATGTTGGAATGGGGTCTATTTCTGCTATGCAAAGAGGCTCTAAATCAAGATATTTTCAGCTCGAAAACAATGAACCTAAAAAATTAGTTCCCGAGGGGATTGAAGGAATGGTGCCGTATTGTGGAGAATTAAAAGACATTTTGATTCAACTAAAAGGTGGATTAATGTCTGGAATGGGATATTTAGGAGCAAACACAATATCTGATTTAAAAATAAATTCTAAGTTTGTAAAAATAAGCCATTCTTCATTAAAAGAATCCCATCCACATGATGTTTTTCTTATAACATAA
- the guaA gene encoding glutamine-hydrolyzing GMP synthase, with amino-acid sequence MNIRSVLILDFGSQYSRLIARKIREIGVYTKIIPYNTPLKEIKNMNIAGIILSGGPASVHLNEAPTLDMEIFNLKIPVLGICYGMQIIVKLFGGLVSKDCKQEYGSTEIFLKNEKSLLFSELPNKFQIIMSHGDSIEKIPNNFKQLAFTKNCIASISNETQKIYGLQFHPEVTHSEFGDQILKNFVFKICQAQINWSLEDNIETIVEKIRLKVGSKKVILGLSGGTDSLVCALLIKKALKKNLICVFVNTGLLRKNEDKKILELKNQYDLNIKYIDASEKFLHHLKNVSDPEKKREIIGNKFVKIFENIALEDQNIEYLAQGTIYSDVIESKSKNNASSKIKSHHNVGGLPEKMHLKLLEPLNEFFKDEIIQIGINLGIKKEDLYRHPFPGPGLAIRIIGEVTQEKINILQEADNILTEELFISDLYYEIRQAFVVLLPVKSVGVMGDKRTYEYTAVIRCVNTQDFMTAEWADLPYSFLKKVSSRIINEVRGINRICYDISSKPPSTIEWE; translated from the coding sequence ATGAATATTCGCTCGGTACTTATATTAGATTTTGGATCCCAATATAGTCGGCTAATTGCAAGGAAAATTAGAGAAATTGGCGTTTATACAAAAATAATACCTTACAATACTCCCTTAAAAGAAATTAAAAATATGAACATAGCTGGAATAATACTAAGTGGGGGTCCTGCTTCTGTTCATTTAAACGAAGCCCCTACCTTGGACATGGAAATTTTTAATTTAAAAATACCTGTTTTGGGGATATGTTACGGAATGCAAATAATTGTTAAATTATTTGGTGGCTTAGTATCTAAAGACTGTAAGCAAGAATATGGAAGCACTGAAATCTTTCTAAAAAATGAAAAATCTCTTTTATTTTCAGAACTTCCAAACAAATTTCAAATTATCATGAGTCATGGTGATAGTATTGAAAAAATTCCTAACAATTTCAAACAATTGGCTTTTACAAAAAATTGTATTGCCTCTATATCAAATGAAACTCAAAAAATTTATGGTCTACAGTTCCACCCAGAAGTAACTCATTCTGAATTTGGTGATCAAATACTTAAAAATTTTGTTTTTAAAATTTGTCAAGCTCAAATTAATTGGTCATTAGAGGACAATATAGAAACCATTGTGGAAAAAATTAGGCTTAAAGTGGGCAGCAAAAAAGTTATTTTAGGGCTTTCTGGTGGCACAGACTCTTTGGTTTGTGCATTACTGATAAAAAAGGCATTAAAAAAAAATTTAATCTGTGTTTTTGTAAACACCGGCTTATTGCGTAAAAATGAAGATAAAAAAATATTAGAATTAAAAAATCAATATGACTTAAATATAAAATACATTGATGCTTCTGAAAAATTCTTGCACCACTTAAAAAATGTAAGTGATCCTGAAAAAAAAAGAGAAATAATAGGAAATAAATTTGTAAAGATTTTTGAAAATATTGCTCTAGAAGATCAAAATATAGAATATTTAGCTCAAGGAACAATTTATTCTGACGTAATTGAATCTAAATCAAAAAATAACGCTTCTTCAAAAATTAAATCTCATCACAACGTAGGTGGACTCCCAGAAAAAATGCATTTAAAACTTTTAGAACCTTTGAATGAATTTTTTAAAGATGAAATAATTCAAATTGGTATAAATCTAGGCATTAAAAAAGAAGATCTTTATAGACACCCATTTCCAGGCCCTGGATTAGCTATAAGAATAATTGGAGAAGTGACACAAGAAAAGATAAATATCTTACAAGAAGCAGACAATATTCTCACAGAAGAGCTTTTTATAAGCGATTTATATTATGAAATAAGACAAGCATTTGTTGTATTATTGCCTGTCAAATCTGTAGGCGTAATGGGGGACAAAAGAACATACGAATATACTGCTGTAATTAGATGTGTAAATACTCAGGACTTCATGACTGCAGAATGGGCTGATCTTCCTTATAGTTTTTTAAAAAAAGTTTCCTCAAGAATAATCAATGAAGTTAGAGGTATAAATAGAATTTGTTATGATATATCTTCTAAACCCCCATCAACCATCGAATGGGAATAA
- the ospC gene encoding outer surface protein OspC, which translates to MKKNTLSAVLMTLFLFISCNNSGKDGSSASTNPASESAKGPNLAEISKKIMDSNAVVLVVQEVEALLSSIDELAKAIGKKLDQNGLDTEDDHNGSLLAGAYTISALITQKLNGLKNEELKEKIAKAKDCSEQFTNKLKGSHAQLGMENASNDDAKKAIVKTNTPNDKGAKELKELSESVGTLAKAAHETLTNAIKELTSPVVVENPKKP; encoded by the coding sequence ATGAAAAAGAATACATTAAGTGCAGTATTAATGACTTTATTTTTATTTATCTCTTGTAATAATTCAGGGAAGGATGGAAGCTCTGCATCTACTAATCCTGCTAGTGAGTCTGCTAAAGGACCCAATCTTGCAGAAATAAGTAAAAAAATTATGGACTCTAATGCAGTTGTGCTGGTTGTACAAGAAGTTGAAGCATTGCTTTCATCTATTGATGAACTTGCTAAAGCTATTGGTAAAAAATTAGACCAAAATGGCTTAGATACCGAAGATGATCACAACGGATCATTGTTGGCAGGAGCTTATACAATATCAGCCCTAATAACACAAAAATTAAATGGATTGAAAAATGAAGAATTAAAAGAAAAAATTGCAAAGGCTAAGGACTGTTCTGAACAATTTACCAATAAACTAAAAGGTAGCCACGCACAGCTCGGTATGGAAAACGCTAGCAATGATGATGCAAAAAAAGCTATTGTAAAAACAAATACTCCTAATGATAAGGGTGCTAAAGAACTTAAAGAGTTATCTGAATCAGTAGGAACCTTGGCAAAAGCAGCTCATGAAACACTAACTAATGCGATTAAAGAGCTCACAAGTCCTGTTGTGGTAGAAAATCCAAAAAAACCTTAA